A section of the Pedobacter sp. HDW13 genome encodes:
- a CDS encoding HAD hydrolase-like protein: MQKKITTLFTDIGGVLLTNGWDRHARGEASVLFNLDSVDLEERHHLTFDTYEVGKLTLDEYLERIVFFEERSFSYDDFKEFMFKKSLAYPEMIELICELKKKYNLKVAVISNEGRELNQYRINTFKLNEFVDFFVSSSFVHFRKPDADIFKVAIDISQSDVETSLYIDDRMLFVQVAEQLGLKGIHHTDYEDTKAQLAAYGLEV, encoded by the coding sequence ATGCAAAAGAAAATTACTACCCTCTTTACCGATATTGGCGGCGTTTTATTAACCAACGGTTGGGACAGACATGCGAGGGGAGAAGCCTCGGTGTTGTTTAACCTCGACTCAGTTGATCTGGAAGAACGTCATCACCTTACTTTTGATACCTACGAAGTGGGTAAACTAACTTTAGATGAATACCTGGAACGTATTGTTTTTTTTGAAGAGCGCAGTTTCAGTTATGATGATTTTAAAGAATTTATGTTCAAAAAGTCGTTGGCTTATCCAGAAATGATTGAGCTAATTTGCGAGTTAAAAAAGAAATATAATCTTAAAGTTGCTGTAATCAGTAACGAAGGCCGCGAGCTTAATCAATACCGAATCAACACCTTTAAACTGAACGAATTTGTAGATTTCTTCGTTTCATCAAGTTTTGTGCACTTCCGTAAACCCGATGCGGATATCTTTAAAGTTGCTATCGATATTTCGCAAAGCGATGTTGAAACCAGTTTGTATATAGATGACCGTATGTTGTTTGTTCAGGTGGCAGAACAATTGGGCTTAAAAGGTATTCATCATACCGATTACGAAGATACCAAAGCGCAGTTGGCTGCTTATGGGCTGGAGGTTTAA
- the mgtE gene encoding magnesium transporter, with translation MEEMVVEEIQELLEKENDKALKQYLDQLNISDVEQLIDELPQYAAKFIETLSINRAVNVFRILDFPTQERIIKKLSGNKLNQIIKDLPPDDRTALFSELKGDVVKKMITLLPAEERKESLALLGYKEDSIGRLMTPDYIAVKPEWSITRVLAHIRRYGKNSETIDVVYVIDKEGVLLDDIRIREVLLADPEAIIGELTDKRFIALKANDPQEDAINIFRMNNRVALPVVDENNILLGIVTVDDILWIANEEYTEDMHKIGGTEALDEPYLDMPILKLVKKRAGWLIVLFLGEMLTATAMQHFEIELEKAVVLSLFIPLIMSSGGNSGSQASTLIIQAMALGEVTIAEWWRVMRRELVSGALLGIILGTIGFIRIITWQELHLYNYGPHWFLIATTIFFTLVGIVLWGSLIGSMMPIILKKLKLDPATSSAPFVATMVDVTGIVIYFSVAVLILKGVLL, from the coding sequence ATGGAAGAAATGGTTGTAGAAGAGATTCAGGAACTGCTTGAAAAGGAAAACGATAAAGCTTTAAAGCAATATCTCGACCAACTAAACATTTCGGATGTTGAACAACTTATTGATGAACTGCCGCAATATGCGGCCAAATTTATCGAAACCCTATCCATAAACAGGGCGGTAAATGTTTTCCGGATTCTTGATTTCCCAACCCAGGAGCGTATCATTAAAAAACTTTCAGGCAATAAACTGAATCAGATCATTAAAGATCTGCCACCCGACGATCGTACGGCACTTTTTAGTGAACTGAAAGGTGATGTGGTAAAAAAAATGATTACCCTGCTACCTGCCGAAGAACGCAAAGAATCGCTTGCACTTTTAGGTTATAAAGAAGATAGTATAGGGCGTTTAATGACCCCCGATTACATCGCTGTAAAGCCAGAATGGTCTATTACAAGGGTTTTGGCACACATCAGGCGATACGGTAAAAACTCCGAAACCATTGATGTGGTATATGTGATCGATAAAGAAGGTGTATTGCTCGATGACATTAGGATCAGGGAGGTTTTATTGGCCGATCCAGAGGCAATTATTGGCGAGCTAACCGATAAACGTTTTATTGCTTTAAAAGCCAACGATCCGCAGGAAGATGCAATCAATATCTTCAGGATGAATAACCGCGTAGCCCTACCGGTAGTAGATGAGAACAACATCCTTTTGGGTATTGTAACCGTTGATGATATTTTGTGGATTGCCAACGAAGAATATACCGAGGATATGCATAAAATAGGGGGGACCGAAGCGTTGGATGAACCCTACCTCGATATGCCGATTTTAAAGCTAGTAAAAAAACGCGCAGGTTGGTTAATTGTACTCTTTTTGGGCGAAATGTTAACTGCCACTGCGATGCAGCATTTCGAAATTGAACTCGAAAAGGCGGTTGTATTATCGCTTTTTATCCCTTTAATTATGAGCAGTGGAGGTAACAGTGGTTCTCAGGCCTCAACATTAATTATACAGGCCATGGCGCTTGGCGAAGTAACCATTGCAGAGTGGTGGCGTGTAATGCGCAGGGAATTGGTTTCAGGGGCATTACTGGGCATCATTTTAGGTACAATCGGTTTTATTCGTATTATAACCTGGCAAGAGTTGCACCTATATAACTATGGACCCCACTGGTTTTTAATTGCTACGACTATATTTTTTACCTTGGTGGGTATTGTGCTGTGGGGCAGTTTAATTGGTTCGATGATGCCAATTATTCTAAAAAAACTAAAACTCGATCCGGCCACCTCTTCGGCGCCCTTTGTGGCTACCATGGTAGATGTTACCGGTATTGTGATCTATTTTAGTGTTGCAGTTTTAATTTTAAAAGGCGTATTACTTTAA
- a CDS encoding Plug and carboxypeptidase regulatory-like domain-containing protein — MKEKVFVNTAIKFCIAFMCLFISMGNVRGQIISGEVASEKGGVIQNANVVAMDSLGNTIGYSFTDSKGVYKLKVIENRMPFILNVYAFNFESITRKIFKITTREDFTLKVKAIDLKEVNVKAPPVSSKGDTISYDVDFFKKAQNRVIGDVLKNIPGIDIDAKGQISYNGMAINKFYIDGDDILGGRYNLAENTIPADMVEKVQILERHQPIAVLRNVAPSISPALNLKLKTTAKFRLVGEAEIGVGTKNNFLANANTMLLKQKFKTINRIGFNSTALVYSEELIDHSLNAYLDRNNTPFSTPIYATQNLVTPEIGLSRWFTNYSGIANINTLINLAEKQVLRINIGYVPEKNKRAYSFENNYFSPNGFVKQFESQDLQNSLNTIRTNFEFEKNSEQVYVQNKLVTDFDINKAEGKLYTDRGSLLQLAKQRNNNLNNTISIIKLLGRGLIVNLRNKSGYTNNPEDDFISDNLFITGNSIPSENLQQRIKKQSYYLTNRGSITYGTKNLKPSLTLGYNIARSIFESKLNTIDINTEYVNNLSFVKSQKIITPGITYMADKFRFEAALPLTYETIRSTDKLRGNRIDTSIFKPLVNLNLTYAFKGKNTLGLNYNSSLNTSQPMDILQGSVLKNYRTLSNNDFFIVINQSRYAGLYYRYQNTLKIFFASISFDYSGTKSNSITQNDISPGGVINLKRIMLPNSIHRYSLKLDASKYIFGLKTTLKPSLVISLLKQPVFQNGSLLNGLNNSITANMSFDGKPVEFFNFNFLFTSTIVDVKTFAGQSAGKYRNYYGSGKLNLAFKPSPKFICETFQEYQFFNGNIGKSKYFMSDVKLTYLNNSRTSFNLQLINAFNNKDYTLQYLDVYASSLENYQLRPRTLFFSVKFIL, encoded by the coding sequence ATGAAAGAAAAGGTTTTTGTCAATACTGCCATTAAATTTTGTATAGCCTTTATGTGCTTGTTTATTTCAATGGGTAATGTAAGGGGACAAATTATCTCCGGGGAAGTAGCCTCTGAAAAGGGTGGCGTGATTCAAAATGCAAACGTAGTGGCGATGGATTCTTTGGGGAATACCATAGGATATTCATTCACGGATAGTAAAGGAGTCTATAAGTTAAAAGTTATAGAAAATAGAATGCCATTTATCCTAAACGTTTACGCATTCAACTTCGAAAGTATCACCCGGAAGATTTTCAAAATAACAACAAGGGAAGATTTCACCCTTAAAGTGAAAGCAATAGATTTAAAAGAGGTAAACGTCAAGGCTCCGCCGGTTTCATCTAAAGGGGATACGATCAGTTATGACGTAGACTTTTTCAAAAAAGCACAAAACCGCGTTATTGGAGATGTTTTGAAAAACATACCCGGCATAGACATAGACGCGAAAGGCCAAATCAGTTACAATGGAATGGCCATCAATAAATTCTACATAGATGGTGATGATATATTAGGGGGCAGGTACAACCTTGCAGAGAATACAATTCCTGCTGACATGGTTGAGAAGGTACAGATACTTGAGAGGCACCAGCCTATAGCAGTTTTACGTAATGTTGCCCCATCAATAAGTCCTGCTTTAAACCTTAAACTTAAAACAACAGCGAAGTTTAGACTGGTCGGCGAGGCAGAGATCGGAGTAGGAACAAAAAATAATTTTTTGGCCAATGCGAATACCATGTTGCTTAAACAAAAGTTTAAGACCATTAATAGAATAGGATTTAACAGCACCGCTCTTGTTTACAGCGAAGAGCTCATAGATCATTCATTAAATGCATATCTGGATAGGAATAATACCCCTTTTTCTACACCGATATATGCCACCCAAAATCTTGTGACCCCGGAAATTGGCCTTTCAAGATGGTTTACAAATTATAGTGGCATTGCTAACATCAACACATTAATAAATTTAGCTGAAAAGCAGGTTTTACGTATCAATATTGGGTACGTCCCTGAAAAAAATAAAAGAGCATATTCTTTTGAAAATAACTATTTTTCACCCAATGGTTTTGTAAAACAGTTTGAATCCCAGGATTTGCAAAATAGCCTCAATACCATAAGGACAAATTTTGAATTCGAAAAGAATTCCGAACAGGTTTATGTTCAAAATAAGTTGGTTACTGATTTTGACATCAATAAAGCTGAAGGAAAGTTATATACAGACAGGGGATCTTTACTCCAGCTAGCAAAACAGCGTAATAATAATTTAAATAATACCATAAGCATTATAAAGCTTTTGGGTAGGGGATTGATAGTCAATTTAAGAAATAAGTCCGGATATACCAACAATCCAGAAGACGATTTTATCAGTGATAACTTGTTTATCACAGGTAATTCCATCCCATCCGAAAACCTTCAGCAGCGGATTAAAAAACAAAGCTATTATCTGACAAACAGAGGTTCTATAACCTATGGAACAAAAAACCTAAAGCCTAGCCTGACTTTAGGTTACAATATAGCCAGATCTATATTTGAAAGCAAGTTAAACACAATAGATATAAATACTGAGTATGTAAACAATCTTTCTTTTGTTAAATCACAGAAAATTATTACACCAGGGATCACTTATATGGCAGATAAATTCAGGTTCGAGGCTGCTCTCCCATTAACTTATGAAACTATCAGGTCAACAGATAAACTGCGTGGGAACAGGATCGATACTTCAATATTCAAGCCGCTGGTAAACCTGAACCTAACCTATGCCTTCAAGGGGAAGAATACATTAGGATTGAACTATAATTCTTCACTGAATACATCACAACCGATGGATATATTACAGGGCTCCGTGTTAAAAAATTATCGAACCCTATCAAATAATGATTTTTTTATAGTGATTAACCAAAGTAGGTATGCCGGGCTATACTATCGCTACCAAAACACATTAAAGATTTTCTTTGCATCCATATCATTTGATTATTCGGGTACAAAATCTAATTCGATAACCCAGAATGATATCAGTCCGGGTGGGGTGATCAACTTGAAGCGAATAATGTTGCCTAATAGTATCCATAGATATTCCCTGAAATTAGATGCCAGTAAATATATTTTCGGCTTAAAAACCACTTTAAAACCATCTTTGGTTATCAGTTTATTGAAACAGCCAGTTTTCCAGAACGGTAGTTTATTAAATGGCCTGAACAATAGTATAACTGCAAATATGAGTTTTGATGGCAAGCCTGTTGAGTTTTTTAACTTCAATTTCTTATTCACTTCTACGATTGTAGATGTAAAAACTTTTGCAGGGCAATCAGCAGGCAAATACAGAAATTATTATGGAAGCGGTAAGCTCAACCTGGCCTTCAAACCTAGTCCTAAGTTTATTTGCGAAACCTTTCAAGAGTATCAGTTCTTTAATGGTAACATAGGTAAATCGAAATATTTTATGAGTGATGTTAAACTTACCTACTTAAATAACTCCAGGACATCATTTAACCTCCAACTGATCAATGCTTTTAACAATAAAGATTATACGTTGCAGTATCTGGATGTTTATGCTTCAAGCTTAGAAAACTATCAACTTCGGCCACGTACTTTGTTCTTTTCTGTTAAGTTTATTTTGTAA
- a CDS encoding GLPGLI family protein — MKKTLYTTFIFILPILGFCQQVHDQTKIVVDYIFTLPSSDQHSAAKTQVNTQLLIGSTSSLYRAEPKAKSGQSKIEQNNGGTELKFKSNMPNIQQYLRNYDPQKKDLVGSVLVKPYYWEQDKTTLKWEILKEKQLIAGYNCTKAKMFSERSQKYFLAWFTADIPFPTGPSNAGGLPGLILKFESEDKTLGWEAVKVSKPNETNKIVWFDKDVQKTTKADFDRAMEAYRKDPQLIINQMNIKGTVSGLKVQ, encoded by the coding sequence ATGAAAAAAACACTATATACCACCTTTATTTTTATTTTGCCTATACTGGGTTTTTGTCAGCAGGTTCATGACCAAACCAAAATCGTTGTGGATTACATTTTTACTTTGCCGTCTTCTGATCAACATTCAGCAGCAAAAACACAGGTAAACACACAACTTTTGATCGGAAGCACTTCATCTCTCTACCGGGCCGAGCCGAAGGCTAAGTCCGGACAGTCTAAAATTGAACAGAATAATGGCGGTACCGAGCTAAAGTTCAAGTCCAATATGCCGAATATTCAACAGTACCTAAGAAATTATGATCCACAAAAAAAGGACCTTGTTGGTTCTGTGCTTGTCAAACCCTATTACTGGGAGCAAGACAAAACTACTTTGAAATGGGAAATACTTAAAGAAAAACAACTAATTGCCGGGTACAATTGTACAAAAGCAAAGATGTTTTCAGAACGCTCACAGAAATACTTTTTAGCCTGGTTTACCGCAGACATACCTTTCCCTACCGGCCCGTCAAATGCCGGAGGACTTCCAGGACTGATATTAAAATTTGAAAGTGAAGATAAGACGTTGGGCTGGGAAGCCGTAAAAGTTTCTAAGCCTAATGAAACCAACAAGATCGTATGGTTTGACAAGGATGTCCAAAAAACAACAAAAGCCGATTTTGATAGGGCAATGGAAGCTTATCGTAAGGACCCCCAGCTTATTATAAACCAAATGAACATAAAAGGAACTGTGAGCGGGCTAAAAGTTCAGTAA
- a CDS encoding recombinase family protein encodes MEKGIKIYTVKGGWQLDDSILSKIMAMVFSMAAEIERDLISKRTKEALEAVKKSGIKLGRPRGPDKSKLDIFQPEIEALLANGSTQKFIAVRYNVTEPTLSNWIKKTKFEVNRLMYIYKDSSR; translated from the coding sequence GTGGAAAAAGGTATCAAGATTTACACAGTGAAAGGTGGGTGGCAGCTTGATGATTCGATACTGAGCAAGATTATGGCCATGGTCTTTTCGATGGCAGCCGAAATTGAACGGGACCTGATTAGTAAACGAACAAAGGAGGCACTTGAGGCGGTTAAAAAGTCTGGTATAAAACTGGGCAGGCCGAGAGGTCCGGATAAAAGTAAACTGGATATTTTCCAGCCTGAGATAGAAGCACTATTGGCTAATGGGTCGACCCAAAAATTTATAGCAGTCAGGTATAACGTTACCGAACCCACACTTTCCAACTGGATAAAAAAAACAAAATTCGAGGTAAATCGACTTATGTATATCTATAAAGACTCGTCACGATAA
- a CDS encoding recombinase family protein yields the protein MRRTIAYLRVSTIDQNLEKNKADILHLANDKDLGKIEFIEEKVSGKIPWRLRNIGSIFEDIKKDDTILLSEFSQAWPQYARMYGNYFYCSGKRYQDLHSERWVAA from the coding sequence ATGAGAAGAACAATTGCTTATCTGCGTGTATCTACCATTGACCAAAACCTAGAAAAGAATAAAGCCGATATCTTACATTTAGCGAATGATAAGGATCTAGGTAAGATTGAATTTATTGAAGAAAAAGTTTCGGGTAAAATACCCTGGAGGTTACGTAACATTGGTTCTATTTTCGAAGATATTAAAAAAGACGACACGATACTGCTCAGCGAATTTTCCCAGGCTTGGCCGCAGTATGCTCGAATGTATGGAAATTATTTCTATTGCAGTGGAAAAAGGTATCAAGATTTACACAGTGAAAGGTGGGTGGCAGCTTGA
- a CDS encoding GtrA family protein — MDKIISKTLDIFFPLFKKVMTKEVYRFLAVGGVCFFLNFCIFHSSYFFLYKDNFHPVKPHTLALLSSLSITIFVGYFLNRSYVFVTKEANEQRQFFRYFLTTILNVLISIYLLDFLIIAKINVTIAFILNVVIVQTINFFVQKNFSFKTAKIS, encoded by the coding sequence ATGGATAAAATCATTTCAAAAACACTAGATATTTTTTTTCCTCTATTTAAAAAAGTAATGACCAAAGAGGTTTACCGATTTTTGGCAGTAGGCGGAGTCTGCTTTTTTTTAAATTTCTGTATTTTTCACAGTTCGTACTTCTTTTTGTATAAAGACAACTTTCACCCTGTTAAGCCTCATACGCTTGCCCTGCTTTCCTCGCTTTCGATTACCATTTTTGTTGGTTATTTTTTAAATAGAAGTTATGTTTTCGTCACAAAGGAGGCGAATGAACAACGACAGTTTTTCCGTTATTTCTTGACTACGATATTAAATGTATTGATTTCTATTTACCTGCTCGATTTCTTAATCATAGCTAAAATAAATGTCACCATCGCATTTATTTTGAATGTTGTTATCGTACAAACCATAAATTTTTTCGTTCAAAAGAACTTTTCTTTTAAAACAGCAAAAATTTCCTAA
- a CDS encoding carboxypeptidase-like regulatory domain-containing protein, whose translation MLFFNAFYSHAQKAMNADSLLKNLDRYVAAHPQEKVHLHFDKPFYASGDDIWFKAYVLDATTLQPSTNSGTLYVELFDAQHIILQKRTLPMVNGISWGDFKLTDSLATGQYCIRAYTQLMRNMGADFFFEKTFAIASRIKTQKTEVVKQPPAAKDVLTLANEKPATDVQFVPEGGNLVAGLPSKIGYKAIGPNGLGVEVSGVILDRDNNEVTTLGKSYLGMGSFLFTPEANMDYRAQLKLPNGAVKLYPMPKVLPSGYGVMINNVDTANLKIKVLISADLLGKGDLFLLGQQNGNVAFSLPIASDSQLKVLNIAKDKLPAGVMQFTLFADQQPVCERITFIHPNQKEKLTLMVNGLKESYKTREATTLNLGVTNNGQPVQGSFSVSVTNTNVIKPDTVTGDNILTTMLLSADLRGHIEKANHYLENDDAETRVKLDNLLLIQGWRKINWKKLDSLSEPKFPAEKAIRISGTVTKKNQPLAKVKVILLRTGQLDIDETETDGQGHFAFNKMFVDTAKFVVRAKVASGQSFVAVKLDNIAPQLFTEKAQTTDTLFESSLRAGMHTYLNQTENFYQQQLKSTQKKDGIMLKEVNITQRRAFYFPNGQPVNTGNIVQTILPKDLKGYEDITDYLGNHVSGGAYLKNSERGVLRAYFMLGTNGGTPPFIEVELGTVVNDTYMDENFDLSRLPVNQIERIDNYISRAPLTAYMVIYMKDKTITYENYRKDTPPGMLTITKLGYSVNREFYSPKYEVKNNKQEPDLRTTLYWNPNLSPDKNGNIKIDYLNANQVGKHQILLEGMDSTGKLFHQVILYGLK comes from the coding sequence TTGCTGTTTTTTAATGCATTTTATTCACACGCCCAAAAAGCAATGAATGCTGATAGTCTGTTAAAAAACCTAGACCGTTATGTAGCTGCCCACCCCCAAGAAAAAGTGCATCTTCATTTCGATAAGCCATTTTATGCCAGTGGCGATGACATCTGGTTCAAAGCCTATGTCCTGGATGCTACCACGTTGCAGCCTAGCACTAACAGCGGCACTTTATATGTGGAACTGTTCGATGCACAGCACATCATCCTACAAAAAAGAACCCTACCAATGGTCAACGGTATCTCTTGGGGCGATTTTAAACTGACAGATAGTTTGGCCACGGGCCAATACTGCATAAGGGCGTACACCCAACTGATGCGGAACATGGGCGCAGACTTCTTCTTCGAAAAAACATTCGCGATTGCCAGCCGGATAAAGACTCAGAAAACCGAAGTGGTTAAACAACCGCCAGCAGCCAAGGATGTTTTGACATTGGCAAACGAAAAACCAGCGACAGATGTACAATTTGTGCCAGAGGGTGGAAACCTAGTAGCCGGCCTGCCAAGCAAGATTGGCTATAAAGCCATAGGCCCCAATGGCTTGGGTGTAGAAGTGAGCGGTGTAATATTGGATAGGGACAACAACGAAGTAACTACCTTGGGCAAGAGCTATCTAGGTATGGGGAGTTTCCTGTTCACGCCCGAAGCGAATATGGATTACCGTGCCCAACTTAAATTGCCCAATGGTGCGGTAAAATTATATCCCATGCCCAAAGTACTACCAAGTGGTTATGGGGTGATGATCAACAATGTCGATACAGCAAATCTAAAAATAAAGGTACTGATCAGTGCCGATTTGTTGGGCAAGGGCGATTTGTTTCTGTTAGGCCAACAGAACGGTAACGTAGCTTTCAGCCTCCCAATTGCCAGCGATAGCCAACTGAAAGTGTTGAACATTGCCAAAGACAAATTGCCAGCGGGAGTAATGCAGTTTACGCTATTTGCAGATCAGCAACCTGTTTGCGAACGTATAACTTTTATACACCCAAATCAAAAAGAAAAACTGACCCTGATGGTAAACGGGCTGAAGGAAAGTTACAAAACTAGAGAAGCGACCACATTAAACTTGGGTGTAACCAATAATGGGCAGCCAGTGCAGGGTTCTTTTTCCGTTTCGGTAACCAATACCAATGTTATAAAACCCGATACTGTAACCGGAGACAATATACTGACAACCATGTTGTTGTCGGCAGATTTACGTGGACATATAGAAAAAGCCAACCATTATTTGGAAAATGATGATGCAGAAACAAGAGTAAAGTTGGATAACCTACTACTTATCCAAGGCTGGAGGAAAATAAATTGGAAAAAATTGGATAGTTTAAGCGAGCCAAAGTTTCCTGCAGAAAAGGCAATCAGGATTAGCGGCACGGTGACCAAAAAGAATCAGCCTTTGGCCAAAGTGAAGGTGATTTTGTTAAGGACAGGTCAACTGGACATAGACGAGACCGAAACTGACGGTCAGGGTCATTTTGCTTTTAATAAGATGTTTGTGGACACGGCAAAGTTTGTGGTGCGGGCTAAAGTAGCAAGCGGACAGTCTTTCGTAGCAGTGAAGTTGGATAATATAGCTCCGCAATTGTTTACCGAAAAAGCACAAACTACCGATACCCTTTTCGAAAGTAGTTTGAGGGCAGGTATGCATACATACCTGAACCAAACCGAAAATTTTTACCAACAACAATTGAAATCGACACAGAAAAAAGACGGCATCATGCTTAAAGAAGTAAACATAACTCAAAGACGGGCCTTTTACTTTCCAAATGGTCAACCTGTGAATACTGGCAATATAGTACAAACAATATTACCAAAGGACTTAAAAGGCTACGAAGACATTACTGACTATCTGGGGAATCATGTCAGTGGTGGGGCATATTTAAAAAATAGTGAACGTGGCGTTCTCAGGGCTTATTTTATGTTGGGAACAAATGGAGGAACACCACCTTTCATTGAAGTTGAATTGGGTACGGTAGTTAATGACACTTATATGGATGAAAATTTTGACCTCTCAAGATTACCTGTCAATCAAATAGAGAGAATAGATAATTATATAAGTAGAGCTCCACTTACTGCATATATGGTAATTTACATGAAAGATAAAACCATTACTTATGAAAACTACAGAAAAGATACGCCACCAGGAATGTTGACTATTACTAAATTGGGCTATTCGGTTAACCGAGAATTTTATTCTCCCAAGTATGAGGTAAAAAACAACAAACAAGAACCAGATTTGCGTACCACCCTATATTGGAATCCAAATTTGAGCCCAGATAAAAATGGTAATATCAAAATAGATTATTTAAATGCAAATCAAGTAGGCAAACATCAAATTTTATTAGAAGGAATGGACAGTACCGGAAAGCTGTTTCATCAAGTAATACTTTATGGCTTGAAATAA
- a CDS encoding redoxin domain-containing protein — protein MDQKYNSLFMNLNSPSRLFTLIFSVLVTISLCYLALKKGVASPPIVEICKDKNAAITKGQIADNRTMFYDNYVKLVLYNENKLIGLNVKVQDTSFKKISLRDLISKKKTVIFRYSWNDCDLCIGAVTKVINQLKNTGTQILIITDSYSDNDFLTKAKHSTSKLPIYSLLDEKKGLNLPLEHMGIPFLFTVSPQGITSRIFIPFKEHPKQISEYLNFITQ, from the coding sequence ATGGATCAAAAATACAATTCACTCTTTATGAACCTAAACTCACCTTCTCGACTATTTACCCTCATATTCTCAGTGCTTGTTACTATTTCTTTATGCTATTTAGCCCTAAAGAAAGGTGTAGCTAGTCCTCCCATAGTAGAAATTTGCAAGGATAAAAATGCTGCAATTACTAAAGGTCAAATTGCGGATAACCGGACTATGTTCTACGATAATTATGTAAAATTGGTATTATATAATGAAAATAAGCTAATTGGTTTGAATGTCAAAGTTCAAGATACTTCTTTTAAGAAGATTTCTTTAAGAGATTTAATCAGCAAAAAAAAGACCGTAATTTTTAGGTATTCGTGGAATGACTGTGACCTATGCATAGGCGCAGTGACCAAGGTAATCAATCAACTAAAAAATACTGGCACACAGATACTGATTATCACAGATTCTTATTCTGACAATGACTTTTTGACCAAGGCCAAACACTCTACCTCAAAACTGCCAATTTATTCATTACTTGATGAAAAAAAAGGGTTAAATCTCCCATTGGAACATATGGGCATACCTTTCCTATTTACAGTAAGCCCTCAAGGTATCACTTCTCGGATCTTCATACCATTTAAAGAGCATCCTAAACAAATAAGCGAATACCTCAACTTTATTACACAATGA